In Megalopta genalis isolate 19385.01 chromosome 16, iyMegGena1_principal, whole genome shotgun sequence, the following are encoded in one genomic region:
- the LOC117224492 gene encoding uncharacterized protein LOC117224492: MILRAQKTHLARPAPLSASSPAEAGPPIGFDSHEEGLNYCVYAGVSSQNYVLHHGTAAVPMVLPTDTTRTIGRKFPCTNCTSSFSRKGGLTYHQKFECGQEPRFKCPYCTYRASHISNTRRHVRKRHPGREVYTLDLCQLMQNV, from the exons ATGATTTTGCGCGCGCAAAAAACCCACCTCGCTCGCCCCGCCCCCCTCTCTGCCTCCTCCCCCGCCGAGGCCGGACCGCCTATAGGATTCGACAGTCATGAAGAAG GATTGAATTACTGCGTCTACGCAGGCGTGTCCTCCCAGAATTACGTACTGCATCACGGGACGGCGGCCGTCCCGATGGTGCTCCCCACAGATACCACGAGAACGATCGGCCGGAAGTTCCCTTGCACGAATTGCACCAGCTCGTTCAGCCGTAAGGGCGGTCTGACCTACCATCAGAAGTTCGAGTGCGGGCAAGAGCCGCGGTTCAAGTGTCCTTACTGCACCTATCGGGCGAGCCACATATCGAACACGCGCCGGCACGTACGGAAACGTCATCCCGGAAGAGAGGTGTACACCCTCGATCTCTGCCAGCTGATGCAGAACGTTTGA
- the LOC143260672 gene encoding zinc finger and BTB domain-containing protein 8A-like, with product MHPASPMMEGVSASELRFRCVMCGRGYRSRSSLTRHSRYECGELGSRYTFTCTLCGKCFCRPDHLKQHILNIHGGSVAK from the exons ATGCATCCAG CGAGCCCCATGATGGAGGGTGTCTCTGCCAGCGAGCTGAGATTTCGGTGTGTCATGTGCGGACGCGGATATAGATCACGGTCTTCTCTGACGCGACACTCCAGGTACGAGTGCGGGGAACTCGGGTCCAGGTACACGTTCACCTGCACCCTCTGCGGAAAGTGCTTCTGCCGGCCGGACCATCTAAAGCAGCACATCCTGAATATACACGGCGGCTCGGTCGCTAAATAG